The following nucleotide sequence is from Natronosalvus caseinilyticus.
ACGGTGGGTGCGTCGGGCGCACGATTACCGGCGCCGACGGGGACGAGTTCGAGCGGCGCTTCCCGTCGTGGGTTGACACCCAGCAGTTCGACGACGCGCTCGTCAGCGAACCCGAGGACAACCTCTGCGGGGAGGGAAAGCGATTCCGCGGTCGCCAGCAGGTTCGCGAGAACCGTTCCCGAATCCCAGAACGCGTGACGGTACGTCCGGTCGCGGTACTTCCAGGCGTTTCGCCACCAGGTCGACGTCGCGACGAACGTGACCGGTGCAGTCGCGACGCCGTCGTGATCGCTGGCGGCCGCGAGCACACCCCGGTAATCCCCCTCGCGAAGCACGTCGAGCGACAGCGACCGGGGCTCGAGGTGGTAGACGCCGGCTTTCAGATCCATGAGGTCGCCACAGACCGCGTACAGATCGACGTGGTACAGCGCCCCGGTGCAGGCCGCGGCGCGAAAGAGTAGTTCGCGGCCCTGGCGGGTGAGTTGCTTCGTGATTCCGGTCGAGAAGTACGACAGCGCCGTGAGCGCATCCAGGTCGACGGCTCGCTCGTGCGAGAAATCGGCGTGGGTGGACGTGATCGCCGACAGCGCAGGAATGCCGGTCACGCGAACACGCTCCGATAGCGCCTGTCGCGGGAGGTTCTCGTAGCGCTTGAAGGGGCGAGGCTTGTTGTCGAAATCGAGCCGATGGCCGCTCTCCCGGACGCTCCGCGGGGAATGTTTGGTGCGCTCGTGGTACTCGAGGGCGCTGACCATAGTGGTCTCCTCTACGGCAGTCCCAATCAATCCAGGGTGTGGTTTACCAGGTATTCCTCACTCGTATACGAACACGCGAGCCATCCCCCCGCTCGAGGTGGTAGACGTTGTGACAGTGGAACAGCCAGTCGCCCGGATTGGTTGCGCGGAAGTCGAACGTCACCTGATCGCCGTGGGGCACGACGAGGACAGTGTCCTTGACAGCGTCGCCGACCTGAAAAAGTGACCGTGGAGGTGCACGGGTGAATCGTCAGGCTGCGGTTCACCATCCGGACGCGGACGTGATCGCTCTCGCTACGAGCGGGTCGGCGTCCGGGTACACCTCCCCATCGATAGTCCACGCGTCGGCGTCGGCGCCGTGGATCAGCACCGTCTCGCCGGCGGTCACGTCACCACGGTCGACGACTCACCTCCCACGCGGTCGCGCCCGTGAGGGGGAGCGCTGCCGCCTCTCCGTGAGTGAGCGACTTGGGCTTTCGGGTGACGACCGATTCGTCGGCGACGTGATACTCGGCGTAACTGCTCTGTTCGCCGAAAATTTCCGGCGTGTGAACAGCTGCGTCGCTAATCTGTGGGTCGAGTCGAATCGGCACAGTCCACCATTTCGGATCGTTTGCACTTCCAATCCTATCCCGCTACGCAAACTGAGCCCCCGCTAGACGGGATCAGCGAACGTTGCGTTTTGACCGCGTGGGCCGATTACAAGTGAGTGGGAATCGCGACGAGATTGATAGTAATCGCACCACTACGACAATCTGTCGCGCTATCTACCGTGCGCGACAGTATCGACCCGATCAGTACCCACCTAGTAGACCCTGACCTGGGATTGGTGACGGGTACCTTCCTCCCCGTCGCCAGTTCAGAGGGATTATCGTAGCAACCGGATATCTCGAGTTCTGCCTTCCAGCCACGCGAATTCCGGTTCTACGCCTCTTCGTCGTAAGTTGGCCGCCAGCGACTGCCGAGCGACTGCGAAAGCTCGTCGACGACGCCGTCTGCATCAAAACACCAGCGTCGTTCAGTGCAGGTGGCCGGGTTCCTGCCACGTTCAGTCAGCTCTCCGAGACGGAGAATAACGTGCCTCGACGACTCGAGTTCGACGGGGCAGGCGTCAGTTGCCTATCACCACTCATCAGTTACCAGTTATCGGTCACCGTCACCGTCTCTCGATCCGAGCAACCCGGGCGTCACCGCTCGAGCGCTCGATGTGCACGTTGTACTGCTCGTTATCTGCTTCCGTCCGAACGATCCAGTACCCGCCCTGTTCGTACGGTTCCTCGAGCACGGTCGCGTCTTCGTGGCCTTCCTGGACGAGCACGTCTCGAGCGATTTCGATCGCGCGTTCGGCGGTTTCGACGCCGGCCTCTGCCGCCGTTCGCGTCACTAGCATCGACGCGTCTGCCCCACGCAGGACGCGCTCCGTGACGCTCCCGATCAGGAACCGATCGAGACCGCGTCGATCGTGTGTCCCCATCGCGATCAGGTCCGCACCGTGTTCGTCGGCGTACTCGAGAATGCACTGGTGCGGTGACCCTTCCTCGATGGCCGTGACGACGTCGACGCCTTCCGGCGCCCGGCGGGCCGCTTCCTCCGTTACGGTCTCACCCTCTTCTCTAAACCTTTGGGCCAACTCCTCTTCGGACGCTTCGAAGGAGTAGTTTTGCTCGACGTCGATCACGTAGAGTACGTGAACGGTCGCGCCAAAGCGATCGGCTACCTCGTAGGCCTGTCCCACGGCACTGTTTGCGGCGTCGCTTCCGTCAGTCGGCAGCAGAATCGTCCGGTACATACTCGATCGTCACCAGCCTCCCTCATTATATTCTCGGGGTCGTTTCTGGACTGGCCTCGTTTCGACGGCGTTCCTGTGGATTCAATGCACCGTGAAAATAGTCGGAAAACTGGGAAATATGAGCATCTCGTGCGTGTTCCGACTCCTGATTCCCACTAGTACTCGATTTTAAATACTGTATTCGTA
It contains:
- a CDS encoding multicopper oxidase domain-containing protein, giving the protein MPHGDQVTFDFRATNPGDWLFHCHNVYHLERGDGSRVRIRVRNTW
- a CDS encoding universal stress protein — translated: MYRTILLPTDGSDAANSAVGQAYEVADRFGATVHVLYVIDVEQNYSFEASEEELAQRFREEGETVTEEAARRAPEGVDVVTAIEEGSPHQCILEYADEHGADLIAMGTHDRRGLDRFLIGSVTERVLRGADASMLVTRTAAEAGVETAERAIEIARDVLVQEGHEDATVLEEPYEQGGYWIVRTEADNEQYNVHIERSSGDARVARIERR